The proteins below are encoded in one region of Nilaparvata lugens isolate BPH chromosome X, ASM1435652v1, whole genome shotgun sequence:
- the LOC111047701 gene encoding cytochrome c oxidase subunit 4 isoform 1, mitochondrial: protein MLSSQVIKSGLKAALSTKKPVAGAMIARSAHHGVVDYELEKIGKREVVGYGMNGDPNYVDRFDFPFPAIRFKPDDAIQALKEKEKGDWKKLTKEEKKALYRASFCQTFAEFQAPTGQWKSIFGCSLIFVSLGIWCLYFTKQFGFGPKFPRSFQEDARTAQLQRLLDMEYNIIEGLASEYDYEKEQWKK from the exons ATGCTGTCTAGTCAAGTAATTAAGAGTGGTCTAAAGGCTGCTCTGAGCACCAAAAAACCAGTGGCCGGTGCCATGATTGCCCGCAGTGCGCACCATGGTGTTGTAGACTATGAACTAGAGAAGATCGGCAAACGAGAGGTCGTCGGTTATGGAATGAATGGAGATCCCAACTACGTTGATAGATTCGACTTTCCATTCCCAGCTATCAGATTTAAGCCCGACGACGCAATTCAA GctttgaaagagaaagagaagggtGACTGGAAGAAACTTAccaaagaggagaagaaagctCTATACAGAGCCTCTTTCTGTCAGACATTTGCTGAATTCCAAGCTCCCACCGGCCAGTGGAAATCCATCTTCGGATGCTCACTCATCTTTGTCTCTCTAGGAATTTGGTGTCTCTACTTCACCAAACAATTCG gtTTTGGACCTAAATTCCCAAGAAGTTTCCAAGAAGATGCTCGTACTGCGCAGTTGCAGCGTTTGCTGGATATGGAATACAATATCATCGAAGGTCTCGCTTCCGAATACGATTATGAGAAGGAgcaatggaaaaagtag
- the LOC111047699 gene encoding uncharacterized protein LOC111047699 isoform X1: MAKEKGCSDDVIMNVQDLAITVTKGSEDGSLSSEKFVRKFKACLTAEDRFSIIEYVSADDELTDVFKSDMPIDILGELIEALLCFHGTTQSIVTVYRFLEHISKVQRFNLSLEFLSRVEKEDLKKLFDKVLASMQGCQQDLAEDGITEWEINSLRKLYKV, translated from the exons ATGGCAAAGGAAAAGGGCTGCTCGGATGATGTAATAATGAATGTACAG GATTTAGCGATTACTGTGACGAAGGGCTCCGAGGATGGATCATTGTCTTCTGAAAAATTTGTCAGAAAATTCAAAGCGTGTCTCACAGCTGAGGATAG GTTTTCTATAATAGAATACGTATCAGCCGATGATGAACTAACCGATGTTTTCAAAAGCGATATGCCCATCGATATTCTGGGTGAACTGATAGAGGCATTGCTCTGTTTTCATGGAACCACGCAATCGATCGTCACTGTCTACAGGTTCTTAGAGCATATCTCCAAAGTTCAACG GTTCAACCTGAGTCTAGAATTCTTGAGCCGTGTGGAAAAAGAAGATCTCAAGAAACTTTTTGACAAGGTGTTGGCATCTATGCAAGGATGCCAGCAAGATCTCGCAGAGGATGGTATTACCGAGTGGGAAATCAATTCTTTAAGAAAGTTGTATAAAGTATGA
- the LOC111047699 gene encoding uncharacterized protein LOC111047699 isoform X2 has product MAFCEDLAITVTKGSEDGSLSSEKFVRKFKACLTAEDRFSIIEYVSADDELTDVFKSDMPIDILGELIEALLCFHGTTQSIVTVYRFLEHISKVQRFNLSLEFLSRVEKEDLKKLFDKVLASMQGCQQDLAEDGITEWEINSLRKLYKV; this is encoded by the exons GATTTAGCGATTACTGTGACGAAGGGCTCCGAGGATGGATCATTGTCTTCTGAAAAATTTGTCAGAAAATTCAAAGCGTGTCTCACAGCTGAGGATAG GTTTTCTATAATAGAATACGTATCAGCCGATGATGAACTAACCGATGTTTTCAAAAGCGATATGCCCATCGATATTCTGGGTGAACTGATAGAGGCATTGCTCTGTTTTCATGGAACCACGCAATCGATCGTCACTGTCTACAGGTTCTTAGAGCATATCTCCAAAGTTCAACG GTTCAACCTGAGTCTAGAATTCTTGAGCCGTGTGGAAAAAGAAGATCTCAAGAAACTTTTTGACAAGGTGTTGGCATCTATGCAAGGATGCCAGCAAGATCTCGCAGAGGATGGTATTACCGAGTGGGAAATCAATTCTTTAAGAAAGTTGTATAAAGTATGA